A genomic region of Azospirillum sp. TSH58 contains the following coding sequences:
- a CDS encoding ABC transporter ATP-binding protein, translating into MPYLVLDRLTKRFGPWVAVDNLSLTVEKGELVSLLGPSGCGKTTTLQMIAGFLDPSAGRVTLDGADLLARKPNERGLGIVFQSYALFPHMTAAENVAFGLEMRGIPRADRDRMVRDALQLVGLGAFGDRYPRRMSGGQQQRVALARALVIKPSLLLLDEPLSNLDAKMREEMQIELRRIQRSVGTTMILVTHDQAEAMALSDRVVIMNKGRVEQVAAPQDAYDNPASAFVANFLGRTNLLQGTVRRDGAGRRIDVAGTAWPVAAEVPDGPGLLTVRPEKVRFVDGAGVPGLVRARVFQGTQWLFEIRTEAGDLTVIRQHDGQTLPGENEPVMVGWRAEDMRVMAGEA; encoded by the coding sequence ATGCCTTACCTTGTCCTCGACCGCCTGACCAAGCGGTTCGGCCCCTGGGTCGCCGTCGACAACCTGTCCCTGACGGTGGAGAAGGGGGAGCTGGTCTCGCTGCTCGGCCCGTCGGGCTGCGGCAAGACCACGACGCTCCAGATGATCGCCGGCTTCCTCGACCCCAGCGCCGGGCGCGTCACGCTGGATGGCGCCGACCTGCTGGCCAGGAAGCCCAACGAGCGCGGGCTCGGCATCGTGTTCCAGAGCTACGCCCTGTTCCCCCACATGACGGCGGCCGAGAACGTCGCCTTCGGGCTGGAGATGCGCGGCATCCCGCGCGCCGACCGCGACCGCATGGTGCGCGACGCGCTCCAGCTCGTCGGGCTGGGCGCCTTCGGCGACCGCTACCCGCGGCGCATGTCCGGCGGCCAGCAGCAGCGCGTGGCGCTGGCCCGCGCCCTGGTCATCAAGCCGAGCCTGCTGCTGCTCGACGAACCGCTGTCCAACCTCGACGCCAAGATGCGCGAGGAGATGCAGATCGAGCTGCGGCGCATCCAGCGCAGCGTCGGCACCACCATGATCCTCGTCACCCACGATCAGGCGGAGGCCATGGCCCTGTCCGACCGGGTGGTCATCATGAACAAGGGCCGGGTCGAGCAGGTCGCCGCCCCGCAGGACGCCTACGACAACCCGGCCAGCGCCTTCGTCGCCAACTTCCTCGGCCGCACCAACCTGCTCCAGGGCACGGTGCGCCGCGACGGCGCCGGGCGGCGCATCGACGTGGCCGGCACGGCGTGGCCGGTCGCGGCGGAGGTGCCGGACGGCCCCGGCCTGCTGACCGTGCGGCCGGAGAAGGTCCGCTTCGTGGACGGCGCCGGCGTGCCCGGCCTCGTCCGCGCGCGGGTCTTCCAGGGGACCCAATGGCTGTTCGAAATCCGCACGGAGGCCGGCGACCTGACGGTGATCCGCCAGCACGACGGCCAGACCCTGCCGGGGGAGAACGAACCGGTCATGGTCGGCTGGCGGGCGGAGGACATGCGCGTGATGGCGGGTGAGGCATGA
- a CDS encoding ABC transporter substrate-binding protein — translation MRALVYGLMATAALGCGAAQAQQKTLYVAAYGGSFEQTMRKDIIPAFESKTGMKVEYVAGNSTDNLAKLQAQKGNQQIDVVILDDGPMYQAVALGFCADLAKAPVYDDLYDLAKIPSGKAVSVGAVGTGIVYNKKVFDENGWAAPASWKDIEDAKYRKKLVIPPINNSYGLHALVMMARLDGGGEKSIDPGFKAFKDKVNPNVLAYEPSPGKMTELFQSGQATVAVWGSGRAKALADTGFPAAFVYPKEGGVVLASAACAITGSKQAAEAQQFIQHMLSPEVQTVMATGAGFGPVNKTVTLTADQQVGIPYGPEQMGKLLVVDWDAINANREAWNKRWTREIER, via the coding sequence ATGCGAGCGTTGGTGTACGGCCTGATGGCAACCGCCGCCCTGGGGTGTGGCGCCGCGCAGGCGCAGCAGAAGACCCTGTATGTCGCCGCCTATGGCGGGTCCTTCGAGCAGACCATGCGCAAGGACATCATCCCGGCCTTCGAGAGCAAGACGGGCATGAAGGTCGAGTATGTCGCCGGCAACTCCACCGACAACCTCGCCAAGCTCCAGGCCCAGAAGGGCAACCAGCAGATCGACGTGGTGATCCTGGACGACGGCCCGATGTACCAGGCGGTGGCGCTGGGCTTCTGCGCCGACCTCGCCAAGGCGCCGGTCTACGACGACCTCTACGATCTGGCGAAGATCCCCTCGGGCAAGGCGGTCAGCGTCGGCGCGGTCGGCACCGGCATCGTCTACAACAAGAAGGTCTTCGACGAGAACGGCTGGGCCGCTCCCGCCTCCTGGAAGGACATCGAGGACGCCAAGTACCGCAAGAAGCTGGTCATCCCGCCGATCAACAACAGCTACGGCCTGCACGCGCTGGTGATGATGGCGCGGCTCGACGGCGGCGGTGAGAAGAGCATCGATCCCGGCTTCAAGGCCTTCAAGGACAAGGTGAACCCGAACGTCCTCGCCTACGAGCCGTCGCCGGGCAAGATGACCGAGCTGTTCCAGAGCGGGCAGGCCACCGTCGCCGTCTGGGGCTCGGGCCGCGCCAAGGCGCTGGCCGACACCGGCTTCCCCGCCGCCTTCGTCTACCCGAAGGAGGGCGGCGTCGTGCTGGCCTCGGCGGCCTGCGCCATCACCGGCAGCAAGCAGGCGGCGGAAGCCCAGCAGTTCATCCAGCACATGCTGTCGCCGGAGGTGCAGACCGTGATGGCGACCGGCGCCGGCTTCGGCCCGGTGAACAAGACCGTCACCCTGACCGCCGACCAGCAGGTGGGCATCCCCTACGGCCCCGAGCAGATGGGCAAGCTGCTGGTGGTGGACTGGGACGCCATCAACGCCAACCGCGAGGCCTGGAACAAGCGCTGGACCCGCGAGATCGAGCGCTGA
- a CDS encoding LysR substrate-binding domain-containing protein, with protein MLNPRQIEAFRAVMLTGGITAAAELLNISQPAVSRLIADLQYALKLTLFERRGSRIAPTSEAMSLYQEVERSFVGLERIEQAARDLQERRAGTLRVAAMPAMAIGFLPRFVARFLEERPRVDVSLWGSSSPQVLDWVAAGQCELGFGQSAVEHATVLCERMPRVRAVAVVPSGHPLAARKRLVPEDFAGEAFIALGAATLMRYSIDAVFAEHGIGRSTRVETQLTMIACAMVAAGAGISIVDPFTAEEYAGRGVAIRPFEPAITFEMAVLHSAQRSLSTLAQDFLGEFRDAVATFRLPEQT; from the coding sequence ATGCTCAATCCCCGCCAGATCGAGGCGTTCCGCGCCGTCATGCTGACCGGCGGAATCACCGCGGCGGCGGAGCTTCTGAACATCTCCCAGCCGGCGGTCAGCCGCCTGATCGCCGATCTGCAATACGCGCTGAAGCTGACGCTGTTCGAGCGGCGCGGCTCGCGCATCGCGCCGACCAGCGAGGCGATGTCGCTGTACCAGGAGGTGGAGCGGTCCTTCGTCGGGCTGGAGCGGATCGAGCAGGCGGCGCGCGACCTGCAGGAGCGGCGGGCGGGCACGCTGCGGGTGGCCGCCATGCCGGCGATGGCCATCGGCTTCCTGCCGCGCTTCGTCGCCCGCTTCCTCGAGGAGCGGCCGCGGGTGGACGTGTCGCTGTGGGGGAGCAGTTCCCCCCAGGTGCTCGATTGGGTGGCCGCCGGCCAGTGCGAGCTGGGCTTCGGCCAGTCGGCGGTGGAGCACGCGACGGTGCTGTGCGAGCGGATGCCGCGGGTGCGGGCGGTCGCCGTGGTGCCGAGCGGCCATCCACTGGCCGCGCGCAAGCGGCTGGTCCCGGAGGACTTCGCGGGCGAGGCCTTCATCGCGCTCGGCGCCGCCACGCTGATGCGCTATTCCATCGACGCCGTGTTCGCCGAGCACGGCATCGGCCGGTCCACGCGGGTGGAAACCCAGCTCACCATGATCGCCTGCGCCATGGTCGCCGCCGGAGCCGGGATCTCCATCGTCGACCCCTTCACGGCGGAGGAGTATGCGGGGCGCGGCGTCGCCATCCGCCCCTTCGAGCCGGCCATCACCTTCGAAATGGCCGTGCTGCATTCGGCGCAGCGGTCGCTGTCCACCCTGGCCCAGGACTTCCTGGGGGAGTTCCGCGACGCCGTCGCCACCTTCCGCCTGCCCGAGCAGACCTGA
- a CDS encoding amino acid ABC transporter ATP-binding protein, whose translation MSIPKIEVAGLRKQFGELVVLRDINLKVDPGAVVALIGPSGSGKSTLLRCLNLLVVPNGGRVRIGGDAFDFETGKALPRPKAQAKFRSNTGMVFQHFNLFPHMTVLGNVMEGPVSAKNMPKAQAEAIGRRLLAKVGLADKADAYPDRLSGGQKQRVAIARALAMEPEVMLFDEATSALDPELVSEVLGVMRDLAAEGMTMIIVTHEIAFAREVADRVIFMRDGMIVEEGPARDVIDRPQQEATRAFLSHFHTRS comes from the coding sequence ATGAGCATTCCCAAGATCGAAGTCGCCGGGCTGAGGAAGCAATTCGGCGAGCTGGTCGTCCTGCGCGACATCAACCTGAAGGTCGATCCCGGCGCCGTCGTGGCGCTGATCGGCCCGTCGGGGTCGGGAAAGTCCACCCTGCTGCGCTGCCTGAATCTGCTGGTGGTGCCGAACGGCGGCCGGGTCCGCATCGGCGGCGACGCCTTCGACTTCGAGACGGGCAAGGCGCTGCCCCGGCCCAAGGCGCAGGCGAAGTTCCGTTCCAACACCGGCATGGTGTTCCAGCACTTCAACCTGTTCCCGCACATGACGGTGCTGGGCAACGTGATGGAGGGGCCGGTCTCCGCCAAGAACATGCCGAAGGCGCAGGCCGAGGCGATCGGGCGCCGGCTGCTCGCCAAGGTCGGGCTGGCCGACAAGGCCGACGCCTACCCGGACCGGCTGTCCGGCGGGCAGAAGCAGCGCGTCGCCATCGCCCGCGCGCTGGCCATGGAGCCGGAGGTGATGCTGTTCGACGAGGCGACCTCCGCCCTCGACCCGGAGCTGGTGTCGGAGGTGCTGGGGGTGATGCGCGACCTCGCCGCCGAGGGCATGACGATGATCATCGTGACCCACGAGATCGCCTTCGCCCGCGAGGTCGCCGACCGCGTGATCTTCATGCGCGACGGCATGATCGTGGAGGAGGGACCGGCGCGCGACGTCATCGACCGGCCGCAGCAGGAGGCCACCCGCGCCTTCCTCAGCCACTTCCACACCCGGAGCTGA
- a CDS encoding amino acid ABC transporter permease → MYTFNFEMLWGYRWLFLNGTLVTIGLTAAVVVLGLLLGLVGGLAQLSRFAVLRWISWAYIELFRCTPLLVQLLWFYYALPMLTGIQIDAVTASVLTLSLYGGSFYAEVIRGGVVSIEAGQTEAGLALGMTPAKVMRRIVLPQAVKRMIPPLMNQSIIQFKNTSLVSVVAVPDLLYQGQVAATDTFRPLEVYTIVALIYFVVLVPLTAIVKRGEKQLQTGH, encoded by the coding sequence ATGTACACCTTCAACTTCGAGATGCTCTGGGGATACCGCTGGCTGTTCCTGAACGGCACGCTGGTCACCATCGGCCTGACGGCCGCCGTCGTCGTGCTGGGCCTGTTGCTGGGGCTGGTCGGCGGGCTGGCCCAGCTCTCGCGCTTCGCGGTGCTGCGCTGGATCTCCTGGGCCTACATCGAGCTGTTCCGCTGCACGCCCCTGCTGGTGCAGCTGCTGTGGTTCTACTACGCGCTGCCGATGCTGACCGGCATCCAGATCGACGCGGTGACCGCCTCCGTCCTCACCCTGTCGCTCTATGGCGGGTCCTTCTACGCGGAGGTGATCCGGGGCGGCGTGGTCTCCATCGAGGCGGGGCAGACGGAGGCCGGGCTGGCGCTCGGCATGACGCCGGCCAAGGTGATGCGGCGCATCGTGCTGCCACAGGCGGTCAAACGCATGATCCCGCCGCTGATGAACCAGTCGATCATCCAGTTCAAGAACACCTCGCTGGTGTCGGTGGTGGCGGTCCCCGACCTTCTCTACCAGGGGCAGGTCGCCGCGACGGACACCTTCCGCCCGCTGGAGGTCTACACGATCGTCGCGCTGATCTACTTCGTCGTGCTGGTCCCCCTGACGGCCATCGTGAAGCGGGGCGAGAAGCAGCTCCAGACCGGTCATTGA
- a CDS encoding transporter substrate-binding domain-containing protein, with the protein MVNRRELAGFLGAGAAVGAFGATMAAGIAPAAAQEGGSSFDRVLKAKKLRIGGVATGAPWIMKDQTTGQWSGQFWDIGSALAADMDVGIEVVETTWGNAILDLQANKIDVMFGMNPTPKRALAVDFTVPVYNSALVVIAKPGFEPKSWADMNKPEVKIAVDVGSAHDQVASRLCPNAQLIRFKSLDEATLAVRSGRADAQSIFWMGGVRAVKRDPSLGKVIVPRPIFGSTSNAAVRRETDKTLRDFVNTWIVYAQGLGLIREAVVNSLAKVDIAMSDIPEGITF; encoded by the coding sequence ATGGTGAATCGCAGGGAACTGGCTGGGTTTCTGGGCGCCGGCGCGGCGGTCGGGGCTTTCGGGGCCACCATGGCGGCGGGCATCGCCCCGGCCGCGGCGCAGGAGGGCGGCAGCTCCTTCGACCGGGTCCTGAAGGCCAAGAAGCTGCGCATCGGCGGTGTGGCGACCGGCGCCCCCTGGATCATGAAGGACCAGACGACCGGCCAGTGGTCGGGCCAGTTCTGGGACATCGGCTCGGCGCTCGCCGCCGACATGGACGTCGGCATCGAGGTGGTCGAGACCACCTGGGGCAACGCCATCCTCGACCTCCAGGCCAACAAGATCGACGTCATGTTCGGCATGAACCCGACGCCGAAACGCGCCCTGGCCGTCGACTTCACGGTCCCGGTCTACAACAGCGCCCTGGTCGTCATCGCCAAGCCGGGCTTCGAGCCCAAGAGCTGGGCCGACATGAACAAGCCGGAGGTCAAGATCGCGGTGGACGTCGGCTCCGCCCACGATCAGGTGGCCAGCCGCCTCTGCCCGAACGCCCAGCTCATCCGCTTCAAGTCGTTGGACGAGGCGACTCTGGCTGTGCGCAGCGGCCGGGCCGACGCCCAGTCGATCTTCTGGATGGGCGGCGTGCGCGCGGTGAAGCGCGACCCGTCGCTGGGCAAGGTGATCGTGCCGCGCCCGATCTTCGGCTCCACCTCCAACGCGGCGGTGCGGCGCGAGACGGACAAGACCCTGCGCGACTTCGTGAACACCTGGATCGTCTACGCCCAGGGCCTGGGCCTGATCCGCGAGGCGGTGGTGAACAGCCTCGCCAAGGTGGACATCGCCATGAGCGACATCCCGGAAGGCATCACTTTCTAA
- the dapA gene encoding 4-hydroxy-tetrahydrodipicolinate synthase: MALTHSEISGLFSAIVTPLTVDGSVDIAGLKRLVRHQLDAGASGVVPIGGTGEYPALSRDERKRVVAACVEEAGGKPVIPGVLSTGFQDAVEAGRDFAAAGAAAVMTVTPYYAAGTQEGMRAYFRAYRDAVDVPVMLYQIPRRTTVAVTAEGVQAMAEDNSIIGMKFSSYDMPEFIKTIKYAGDKISVLSGEEPLFATHVALGARGGVLASATIYPRIWLRIFELARAGKLNEALAEQTRIDPVVNSIFLETNPGPLKAFMAMAGMPVGGVRLPLTAPTAETTEKLQAVARHAREIALA, encoded by the coding sequence ATGGCACTCACCCATTCGGAGATCAGCGGCCTGTTCAGTGCCATCGTCACGCCGCTGACGGTCGACGGTTCCGTCGACATCGCCGGCCTGAAGCGGCTGGTGCGGCACCAGCTCGACGCCGGGGCGTCCGGCGTCGTGCCGATCGGCGGCACCGGCGAGTATCCCGCCCTGTCGCGGGACGAGCGCAAGCGCGTCGTCGCCGCCTGCGTGGAGGAGGCCGGCGGCAAGCCGGTGATCCCGGGCGTGCTGTCCACCGGCTTCCAGGACGCGGTCGAGGCCGGGCGCGACTTCGCCGCCGCCGGGGCGGCCGCGGTGATGACCGTCACCCCCTATTACGCCGCCGGCACCCAGGAGGGCATGCGCGCCTATTTCCGCGCCTACCGCGACGCGGTGGACGTGCCGGTCATGCTGTACCAGATCCCGCGCCGCACCACCGTGGCGGTCACCGCCGAGGGCGTGCAGGCCATGGCGGAGGACAACTCCATCATCGGCATGAAGTTCTCCTCCTACGACATGCCGGAATTCATCAAGACGATAAAGTACGCCGGCGACAAGATCTCCGTGCTGAGCGGCGAGGAGCCGCTGTTCGCCACCCACGTCGCGCTGGGGGCACGGGGCGGCGTTCTGGCCTCGGCGACCATCTACCCGCGGATCTGGCTGCGCATCTTCGAACTGGCGCGCGCCGGCAAGCTGAACGAGGCGCTGGCCGAGCAGACCCGGATCGACCCGGTGGTGAATTCCATCTTCCTGGAAACCAACCCCGGCCCGCTGAAGGCCTTCATGGCGATGGCCGGCATGCCGGTCGGCGGGGTGCGGCTGCCGCTGACCGCGCCGACCGCCGAGACCACCGAGAAGCTCCAGGCCGTCGCCCGGCACGCGCGCGAGATCGCGCTCGCCTGA
- a CDS encoding alpha-hydroxy acid oxidase — MTASLNIAEARLRARSRLPRGLFEYIDRGTEDETGITTTKAALDSLTFEPRVLVDVSKRDAATRLFGVSQPMPLVVAPTAVAGLVWYDGEVELAKAAAAVGIPFCVSTQSITSIERIAGESGARLWFQLYVWRKRERALELVRRAERAGAEALVLTVDTAVTPNREYNIRNGFGIPIKPSLRAGLDCLAHPRWFAGVFARYLRNGGVPTYAHYPDEFRTALGRVAVGDEISLAQDVGWDDVRTLRDAWKGKLILKGVLRADDAERAAELGVDGIVVSNHGARNLDHAIHPVRCLADIAGRVGDRVTVLADSGVRRGSHVAGYLGLGAQGVLIGRAVLYGLATDGAAGAQAVLELLRRELLTTMGFLGAPTVADIAGTVERPR, encoded by the coding sequence GTGACCGCGTCGCTCAACATCGCCGAGGCCCGGCTGCGGGCGCGGTCCCGCCTCCCCCGTGGCCTGTTCGAGTACATCGACCGTGGCACGGAGGATGAAACCGGCATCACGACGACCAAGGCGGCGCTCGACAGCCTCACCTTCGAGCCGCGCGTGCTGGTGGACGTGTCGAAGCGCGATGCCGCCACCCGCCTGTTCGGGGTGAGCCAGCCGATGCCGCTGGTCGTGGCGCCCACCGCCGTGGCCGGGCTGGTCTGGTACGACGGCGAGGTGGAGCTGGCCAAGGCCGCCGCCGCGGTCGGCATCCCCTTCTGCGTCTCCACCCAGTCCATCACCTCCATCGAGAGGATCGCCGGGGAATCCGGGGCGCGGCTGTGGTTCCAGCTCTATGTCTGGCGCAAGCGCGAGCGCGCCCTGGAGCTTGTGCGGCGGGCCGAAAGGGCCGGGGCGGAGGCGCTGGTCCTGACCGTCGACACGGCGGTGACCCCCAACCGCGAATACAACATCCGCAACGGCTTCGGCATTCCGATCAAGCCGTCGCTGCGCGCCGGGCTGGATTGCCTCGCCCACCCGCGCTGGTTCGCCGGGGTTTTCGCCAGGTATCTGCGCAACGGCGGCGTGCCGACCTATGCCCACTATCCCGACGAGTTCCGCACCGCGCTGGGCCGGGTCGCCGTCGGGGACGAGATCAGCCTCGCCCAGGACGTGGGATGGGACGACGTGCGGACCCTGCGGGACGCCTGGAAGGGCAAACTGATCCTGAAGGGCGTGCTGCGCGCCGACGACGCGGAGAGGGCGGCCGAGCTGGGGGTGGACGGGATCGTCGTGTCCAACCACGGCGCCCGCAACCTGGATCACGCCATCCACCCCGTCCGCTGTCTGGCGGACATCGCCGGGCGGGTGGGCGACCGGGTGACCGTTCTGGCCGACAGCGGGGTGCGGCGCGGCAGCCATGTCGCCGGCTATCTGGGTCTGGGCGCGCAGGGCGTGCTGATCGGCCGCGCCGTCCTCTACGGGCTGGCCACCGATGGAGCGGCGGGGGCTCAGGCGGTGCTGGAGCTGCTCCGGCGCGAGCTTCTGACCACCATGGGGTTCCTCGGCGCCCCGACCGTGGCCGACATCGCGGGGACGGTGGAGCGGCCACGTTGA
- a CDS encoding FAD-binding oxidoreductase gives MRDPQALLTSLRTLLGERHVVTQATDLEPLTRDWRGRYQGAALCAVYPADTEQVAATVLLVREHGGTIVPQGGNTGMCGGATPFSDETVVLRLDRLNRVRQVSALDNTMTVEAGCILADLQARAQEAGRLFPLSLGAEGSCQIGGNIATNAGGTAVLRYGPMRDMVLGLEVVLPDGSVMNDLKRLRKDNSGYAVRHLFIGAEGTLGIVTAAVLKLFPQPQASATAMAGAGHLDQALELLASVRSRFGDRVSAYEVMSHSQMQLVLDHIPGCTLPFAEPHPWYVLIEAEDSFAAMDLAAILEECLADGLERGLVTDAVIPRSGAQREALWRLRHSVSEANKTAGISVSYDTVVPLDRLGDFAAETERGVRAAFPQARLLFVGHVGDGNLHAVIHFDHDAFPSRAEFEATAERINEIVDTATLACDGSISAEHGIGLSNRKRLARSIDPARYRLMTQIKALLDPDHMMNPGKVLVFEEPQ, from the coding sequence ATGCGTGACCCACAGGCTCTGCTGACGTCGTTGCGTACGCTCCTGGGGGAGCGCCATGTGGTCACGCAGGCGACGGATCTCGAACCGCTGACCCGCGACTGGCGGGGCCGCTACCAGGGCGCGGCGCTGTGCGCCGTCTATCCCGCGGACACCGAGCAGGTGGCGGCGACCGTGCTGCTGGTGCGCGAGCATGGCGGCACGATCGTGCCGCAGGGCGGCAACACGGGCATGTGCGGCGGCGCCACGCCCTTCTCGGACGAGACGGTGGTGCTGCGGCTCGACCGGCTGAACCGGGTCCGGCAGGTCAGCGCGCTGGACAACACCATGACGGTGGAGGCCGGCTGCATCCTGGCCGACCTGCAGGCCCGCGCGCAGGAGGCCGGGCGTCTCTTTCCGCTCAGCCTGGGGGCGGAGGGGAGCTGCCAGATCGGCGGCAACATCGCGACCAACGCCGGCGGCACGGCGGTGCTGCGCTACGGCCCGATGCGCGACATGGTGCTGGGGCTGGAGGTGGTGCTCCCCGACGGGTCGGTGATGAACGACCTGAAGCGGCTGCGCAAGGACAACAGCGGCTACGCCGTGCGCCACCTGTTCATCGGGGCGGAGGGCACGCTGGGCATCGTCACGGCGGCGGTGCTGAAGCTGTTCCCGCAGCCGCAGGCGAGCGCCACCGCCATGGCCGGCGCCGGCCATCTCGACCAGGCGCTGGAGCTGCTGGCCTCCGTCCGCTCCCGCTTCGGCGACCGGGTCAGCGCCTACGAGGTCATGTCGCACTCACAGATGCAGCTCGTGCTCGACCACATTCCCGGCTGCACCCTGCCCTTCGCGGAGCCGCACCCCTGGTACGTGCTGATCGAGGCGGAGGACAGCTTCGCCGCCATGGATCTGGCCGCCATCCTGGAGGAATGCCTTGCCGACGGGCTGGAGCGCGGCCTCGTCACCGACGCCGTGATTCCCAGGAGCGGGGCGCAGCGCGAGGCGCTGTGGCGCCTGCGCCATTCGGTGTCGGAGGCGAACAAGACCGCCGGCATCAGCGTCTCCTATGACACCGTGGTACCGCTCGACCGGCTGGGCGACTTCGCGGCGGAGACGGAGCGCGGCGTGCGCGCCGCCTTCCCGCAGGCGCGGCTGCTGTTCGTCGGCCATGTCGGCGACGGCAATCTGCACGCGGTGATCCATTTCGACCACGACGCCTTTCCCTCCCGCGCCGAATTCGAGGCGACGGCGGAACGGATCAACGAGATCGTCGACACCGCGACGCTCGCCTGCGATGGTTCGATCAGCGCGGAGCACGGGATCGGCCTCAGCAACCGCAAACGGCTCGCCCGCTCCATCGACCCGGCGCGCTACCGGCTGATGACGCAGATCAAAGCGTTGCTGGACCCTGACCATATGATGAATCCTGGAAAGGTTCTGGTGTTCGAGGAACCTCAATGA
- a CDS encoding helix-turn-helix domain-containing protein gives MKRPALTTKHVRRIATRQAADDAMDVIDRPDAATAAPSQSGADGELDLGVRLKNLRKRLGLTLQQAADRTGVGVSTLSKIERNELSPTVTTLQKIAGGFDMDAAAIIGGPTPALRVAGRRSVTRSGEGRPFPTGTCNNAWLCPDLTNKVMTPIMTTVVARSLDAYPEWAKYDAELFLHVVSGTLVVHSQIYEPLRLEAGDSMYYDASTPHLWVSEGDGDARVLWVYAKYQ, from the coding sequence ATGAAGCGGCCCGCCCTGACGACCAAGCATGTACGACGAATCGCGACACGACAGGCGGCGGACGACGCAATGGATGTGATCGACCGGCCCGACGCGGCCACCGCCGCTCCCTCCCAAAGCGGGGCGGACGGGGAGCTGGACCTCGGCGTCCGGCTGAAGAACCTGCGCAAGCGCCTGGGGCTGACGCTCCAGCAGGCGGCCGACCGCACCGGCGTCGGGGTGTCCACCCTGTCCAAGATCGAGCGGAACGAGCTGTCGCCGACCGTCACCACCCTCCAGAAGATCGCCGGCGGGTTCGATATGGACGCGGCGGCGATCATCGGCGGGCCGACCCCGGCGCTGCGCGTCGCCGGACGCCGCTCGGTGACGCGGTCGGGCGAGGGCCGCCCCTTCCCGACCGGCACCTGCAACAACGCCTGGCTCTGCCCGGACCTGACGAACAAGGTCATGACCCCGATCATGACCACCGTCGTCGCCCGCTCGCTCGATGCCTATCCGGAATGGGCCAAATACGACGCGGAACTGTTCCTCCACGTCGTCTCCGGGACGCTGGTCGTGCACAGCCAGATCTACGAGCCGCTGCGGCTGGAAGCCGGCGATTCCATGTATTACGACGCCAGCACCCCCCATCTCTGGGTCTCGGAAGGCGACGGGGACGCCCGTGTTCTCTGGGTCTACGCGAAGTACCAGTGA
- a CDS encoding type II toxin-antitoxin system RelE/ParE family toxin → MPRNTADLIRLKLQEVAADPANGRNVKKLKGRDGYRLHVGDWRIVYDLESGVLVLIVIEVGPRGGIYE, encoded by the coding sequence ATGCCGCGCAACACGGCGGACCTGATCCGCCTGAAGCTGCAGGAGGTGGCCGCCGACCCGGCGAACGGGCGGAACGTAAAGAAGCTGAAGGGCCGCGACGGCTACCGGCTCCACGTCGGCGACTGGCGGATCGTTTATGACCTCGAATCCGGCGTGCTGGTGCTGATCGTCATCGAAGTCGGCCCGAGAGGAGGCATCTATGAGTGA
- a CDS encoding helix-turn-helix domain-containing protein, with translation MSDPAQIIRDGNGNPVFAVLPIAEYERLLQAADEAIATRAFDVYKATQPETFPDDVAERLLSGEHPVKVFRDHRGMTQAQLAEAAGLKQAYVSQIEAGTRGGSVDVLKRIADALQVDLADLT, from the coding sequence ATGAGTGATCCCGCGCAGATCATCCGGGATGGCAACGGCAATCCGGTCTTCGCGGTTCTTCCCATCGCCGAGTATGAACGGTTGCTGCAGGCCGCCGACGAAGCAATCGCGACCCGCGCCTTCGACGTCTACAAGGCAACCCAGCCGGAGACATTCCCCGATGACGTGGCTGAGCGGCTGCTGAGCGGCGAACATCCGGTGAAGGTCTTCCGCGACCATCGCGGCATGACACAGGCCCAACTCGCGGAAGCCGCCGGGCTCAAGCAAGCCTATGTCTCGCAGATCGAGGCCGGCACGCGTGGTGGTTCGGTGGACGTGCTCAAGCGGATCGCCGACGCTCTCCAGGTGGACCTCGCCGACCTCACCTGA